The Brasilonema sennae CENA114 genome includes a region encoding these proteins:
- a CDS encoding glycosyltransferase, with amino-acid sequence MKIALVHDYLTQKGGAERVFELLCKRYPQADVFTSLYDPEKTIDIGERIVNTTFLQNIPGAAKYFRLMAPLYFPAFRALDLQDYDLIISSSTSFAKAVRKNQKSRHICFCHNITRFLWDTETYLREYGDYRYFAPLIDQVFEMMRKVDLVYAQEPDLYIANSSIVARRIKSTYRKDAIVINYPIDTSKFVFSDTKEDFYLASARMISYKRLDIIVEAFNWLGWRLLISGSGPEKERLKSQALSNIEFLGHVTDIERTQLFSKAKSVIVAALEDYGLVPVEANASGTPVIAFGAGGVLDTQIPGKTGVFFKKQTPESLQAALLEAREIDWDYNNIRSHAVANFSEEAFFNKVEQVIEQACTVNTLFI; translated from the coding sequence ATGAAAATTGCCTTGGTGCATGATTATTTAACCCAGAAAGGAGGGGCAGAGCGCGTTTTCGAGTTACTCTGTAAGCGCTACCCCCAAGCAGATGTTTTTACTTCCTTATACGACCCGGAAAAAACCATTGACATTGGCGAGCGCATTGTCAATACAACCTTCCTACAAAATATTCCAGGAGCAGCGAAATATTTTCGCCTGATGGCTCCCTTATATTTTCCAGCCTTTCGCGCCTTAGATTTGCAAGACTACGACCTTATTATCAGCAGTAGCACAAGCTTTGCCAAAGCAGTACGCAAGAACCAAAAGAGCCGCCATATTTGCTTTTGTCATAACATTACCCGTTTTTTGTGGGACACAGAAACTTATTTACGTGAGTACGGAGATTATCGATATTTTGCTCCATTAATCGACCAAGTTTTTGAAATGATGAGAAAGGTAGACCTTGTCTATGCACAGGAACCTGACCTTTACATTGCTAACTCCAGCATTGTAGCTCGTCGGATTAAAAGTACTTACCGTAAAGATGCCATTGTTATTAACTATCCGATTGACACGAGTAAATTTGTTTTTTCAGATACAAAAGAAGATTTTTATCTTGCCTCGGCTCGGATGATCAGCTACAAACGTCTTGATATAATAGTCGAAGCTTTTAACTGGCTGGGATGGCGGTTGCTGATATCAGGAAGTGGTCCAGAAAAGGAGAGGTTAAAGTCTCAAGCATTATCCAATATTGAGTTTTTAGGACACGTAACTGATATAGAACGCACTCAGTTGTTTTCTAAAGCAAAGTCTGTTATAGTTGCAGCCCTAGAAGATTATGGTTTAGTTCCAGTAGAGGCCAATGCTAGTGGAACACCTGTCATCGCTTTTGGAGCGGGTGGGGTATTAGATACTCAAATACCTGGTAAAACAGGAGTCTTTTTTAAGAAACAAACACCTGAATCACTCCAAGCTGCACTACTAGAAGCCAGGGAAATCGATTGGGATTACAACAACATCCGTAGTCATGCAGTGGCAAACTTTTCGGAAGAAGCTTTCTTTAACAAAGTTGAGCAAGTTATTGAACAAGCTTGTACTGTAAATACATTATTCATTTAA
- a CDS encoding GumC family protein, with translation MVQSSLSPYGNPVTESEPGYGQLFAVLIRRFPWFLAAFVASVAVAGVMTKRTDPTYRSSMQLLVEPNYQGTKEGSGVDSQFTDPTVQVDAATQLSLMQSSPLLKKAVTELKREYPDMTVGELKGSLVLSQIKNKDDNVATKIFDVKYTEKDPIKTHKVLQAIQKVYLGYNIQQQNERLRKGLKVIQEQLEKAKKEVTSSEANLQRFRRTQQLIDPESQSKAIQDELSRISQERGTVLSLYKEANATYTNIQKQLQSTPQTALVEARLSQSTRYQGLLNEIQKTELSLAQERLRFTEEAPSVQKLAGQLQSQKALLQEEQRRTLGGESSQATAQAPSLLEQGQKSAIDLNLAAKLVDTQTTIVSLEAKDKVLGNKEQELREQLTKFPNLLAEYGRLQPQVQLSRERLQELLKAEQRLRQEIAKGGFNWEIVEEPQVGEQLGPNLQQNLMLGAVVGLMLGGIAAFIREAADDSVHTTAELERQVSLPILGTTPKLPPAKTRESVIKLPFGKPDVPAPWTIQVLQSSPRWESLDLIYKNIELLNSVASFKSLMITSALSDDGKSGLALGLAMSAARLHKRVLLIDANLREPSLHKQLNLPNEQGLSTLLASEVTIPNQISIQSSGSSYIDILTAGPTPADPANLLSSPRMQQLMASFEKNYDLVVVDSTPVLGLVDAMLTASSCRGVVMVASIGRVTRTQLTQATAMLSRLNLLGVVANGVSNSNSTFVPYTHQQRFALQQAVEK, from the coding sequence GTGGTTCAGAGCAGTCTTAGTCCATACGGAAATCCAGTTACTGAGTCAGAACCGGGTTACGGACAACTATTTGCGGTTTTAATCCGCAGATTTCCTTGGTTTTTAGCTGCATTTGTGGCTTCTGTGGCCGTTGCAGGTGTGATGACAAAAAGAACAGATCCTACCTATAGAAGCTCAATGCAGCTGTTGGTAGAACCTAACTATCAGGGAACGAAAGAAGGTAGTGGTGTAGACAGTCAGTTTACCGATCCTACTGTTCAGGTAGACGCTGCAACCCAACTGAGCTTGATGCAAAGTTCTCCACTCCTCAAAAAAGCAGTGACTGAACTCAAGCGCGAATATCCAGACATGACGGTAGGTGAGTTAAAAGGTTCTTTGGTTTTGAGTCAAATTAAAAACAAAGACGATAATGTTGCTACTAAAATATTTGACGTCAAATATACCGAAAAAGACCCAATTAAAACACATAAGGTTCTGCAAGCAATTCAGAAAGTTTATCTAGGTTACAACATTCAGCAGCAGAATGAGCGTTTAAGAAAAGGGCTTAAAGTTATTCAAGAACAGTTAGAGAAAGCAAAAAAAGAAGTTACCTCGTCTGAGGCTAACTTACAAAGGTTTCGCAGAACGCAACAACTTATAGACCCTGAGTCCCAGTCAAAAGCTATACAGGACGAATTAAGCAGAATTTCGCAAGAACGCGGCACAGTTCTTTCTCTGTATAAAGAAGCTAATGCTACGTATACAAATATACAAAAACAACTTCAAAGTACACCACAGACTGCTCTTGTCGAAGCTCGTCTGAGTCAGTCTACTCGCTATCAAGGACTACTGAACGAAATTCAAAAAACAGAACTGTCTCTAGCACAAGAACGCTTGCGGTTTACAGAGGAAGCTCCAAGCGTGCAGAAGTTGGCAGGTCAACTTCAAAGTCAAAAGGCACTATTGCAAGAAGAGCAAAGACGAACCTTAGGGGGAGAGTCTTCTCAAGCAACTGCCCAAGCACCGTCTTTGTTAGAGCAAGGACAGAAAAGCGCAATTGATCTCAACCTTGCTGCGAAGTTGGTGGATACACAAACCACAATAGTATCTTTAGAAGCAAAAGATAAAGTTCTGGGCAACAAAGAGCAAGAACTACGTGAGCAACTCACAAAATTTCCCAATTTGTTAGCTGAGTACGGTCGCCTACAGCCGCAAGTACAACTGAGCCGGGAAAGATTGCAGGAACTTTTGAAAGCAGAACAGCGATTACGGCAAGAAATTGCCAAAGGAGGATTTAACTGGGAAATCGTGGAAGAACCTCAAGTAGGTGAACAGTTGGGTCCCAACCTCCAGCAAAATCTCATGCTAGGTGCAGTAGTTGGGTTGATGTTAGGAGGTATTGCTGCCTTCATCCGTGAAGCAGCCGATGATTCTGTACATACCACAGCTGAGTTGGAAAGGCAGGTTTCTTTACCGATACTGGGAACAACTCCCAAGTTACCACCTGCTAAAACCAGAGAATCAGTTATCAAGTTACCATTTGGTAAGCCAGATGTCCCTGCTCCTTGGACAATTCAGGTATTGCAATCTTCACCGCGTTGGGAATCGCTAGATCTGATTTATAAAAACATTGAACTTTTGAACTCTGTTGCTTCGTTCAAATCTTTAATGATTACCTCGGCTTTATCTGATGACGGTAAGTCTGGTCTAGCATTGGGCTTAGCAATGAGTGCAGCTCGTTTACATAAACGCGTACTGCTCATTGATGCCAACCTACGTGAACCCAGTCTGCACAAACAGCTAAATCTCCCGAACGAACAGGGGCTTTCTACTCTATTAGCAAGTGAGGTCACAATACCCAATCAGATTAGTATCCAATCCTCAGGCTCATCTTATATCGACATTTTGACCGCAGGACCAACACCTGCTGATCCAGCTAATCTGCTAAGTTCTCCTCGGATGCAGCAATTAATGGCATCATTTGAGAAGAACTATGATTTGGTAGTTGTAGATTCAACCCCAGTTCTTGGCTTAGTTGATGCGATGCTTACCGCATCATCTTGTCGTGGCGTGGTTATGGTAGCTAGCATAGGTAGAGTAACTCGAACTCAACTCACACAAGCTACAGCCATGCTGAGCCGGTTAAACTTACTTGGAGTTGTGGCAAATGGGGTATCAAACTCTAATAGTACATTTGTGCCATATACACATCAACAACGATTTGCACTGCAACAAGCAGTGGAGAAATAA
- the hepC gene encoding heterocyst development glycosyltransferase HepC: MTTSIIPTLQSNYTVKQQQQDNPSQYCRLMWRRGQLLIIPPGGITQPYMPSLDKKESLVECLKRSPANLVRIDPILGETRLKFWADACAQANKPIFLRIPSVEKQPKALDSTLWWLKRFTDWLTALIFLLAVSPIMLGLVLFMRISSPEPRLLFSCQWHVGERGKLFKVFKFRTTTASKRAIGDMAIAYQDDLYDSEDSQNSSKLGRWMRKYGLDHLPQLFNVLRGEMSLTGPRCWTLEDAVRLSPEAQRQLNRLPGMMRSWEVEAESNLLHLDSSTL; the protein is encoded by the coding sequence ATGACAACCTCAATAATACCAACATTACAGAGTAACTATACAGTGAAGCAGCAGCAACAAGATAATCCCTCTCAATACTGTAGACTTATGTGGCGACGGGGTCAGTTGCTGATCATCCCTCCTGGAGGGATAACACAACCCTATATGCCTTCACTGGATAAAAAAGAGTCGTTAGTGGAGTGTCTGAAGCGTTCTCCTGCAAATTTGGTACGCATAGATCCAATACTTGGTGAAACAAGGTTAAAATTTTGGGCAGATGCGTGCGCTCAAGCCAACAAACCCATATTCCTGCGCATACCCTCGGTCGAGAAACAGCCAAAAGCACTAGACTCAACATTGTGGTGGTTGAAGCGTTTTACGGACTGGCTCACTGCGTTGATTTTTCTGCTTGCAGTAAGTCCAATCATGTTGGGATTAGTTTTGTTCATGCGCATTTCCTCTCCAGAACCAAGACTACTTTTTTCTTGCCAATGGCATGTGGGAGAACGAGGAAAACTCTTCAAGGTTTTCAAGTTTCGCACAACTACAGCCAGCAAAAGAGCAATTGGGGATATGGCGATAGCATATCAAGATGATTTGTACGATTCTGAAGATAGTCAAAATTCGAGTAAACTGGGACGATGGATGCGTAAGTATGGCCTAGATCATCTGCCACAGTTATTTAATGTACTACGTGGTGAAATGAGTTTGACTGGACCTCGTTGCTGGACTTTGGAAGATGCAGTACGGCTCAGTCCAGAAGCACAACGACAACTCAACAGATTACCAGGAATGATGAGGTCATGGGAGGTTGAAGCAGAGTCGAATCTGTTACATTTGGATAGTTCAACTCTGTGA
- the hepA gene encoding heterocyst formation ABC transporter subunit HepA: protein MHVKLSKPVQNILKNLVKTTKFWQENYLILREFKHFPKIAAIALLFSFIAAIFEGLNVTLLAAFLQNLTTPNVPFQTKFELLNTLLGADDPLPLNRLYRVSFLLFVSAWIRSGLNYLAQFYTEITQLTLVDRLRKQIFEKLQSVKIGYFNNTKSGELINTITTELEKLKQAFGDAAFLFSRTLNAVVYLTSMFWISWQLSIISLMLFSLLAVGLSTLNSRVREASFDVTKANNNFTSIAIEFINGIRTVHAFSTEDFERKRYYNASLKLVNHSKKIASVWMIVKPLAEALATTILVAMIVLAFTVFVTKGLLQTAFLLTFFFVLFRLVPIIQDINGVATHISTMYGSSEVVKKLLEIDELQYFHNGHIEFSGLKRSIEFVSVDFGYDSESLVLSNIRLMIERGRMTALVGASGAGKTTLADLIPRFYDPTRGHVFIDGVDLRDIEIKSLRRKIAVVSQDTFIFNTSVLNNIAYGSEGATDEEIYKAAQLANALEFIQEMPEGFNTQLGDRGVRLSGGQRQRIAIARALLRNPEILILDEATSALDTVSEKLIQESIEKLSVGRTVIVIAHRLSTIVRADKVVVLEQGQIVEQGGYQELLDIKGKLWKYHQMQHQLN from the coding sequence ATGCATGTCAAATTATCCAAACCAGTCCAAAATATCCTTAAGAATTTAGTCAAGACTACTAAGTTCTGGCAGGAGAACTACCTTATACTGCGAGAATTTAAACACTTTCCCAAAATTGCAGCGATTGCTCTTTTATTCTCATTTATAGCGGCAATTTTTGAGGGATTGAATGTTACTCTTTTAGCTGCCTTTCTACAAAATTTAACGACTCCCAACGTCCCGTTTCAGACAAAATTTGAGTTATTGAATACTTTGTTAGGAGCAGACGATCCATTACCTCTAAATCGTCTGTATCGCGTTTCATTCTTGCTTTTTGTTAGCGCTTGGATACGTTCAGGATTAAATTACTTAGCACAATTTTACACTGAAATAACTCAGTTGACTTTAGTGGATAGGCTCCGCAAACAAATATTTGAAAAACTACAGTCTGTAAAAATAGGTTATTTTAATAATACTAAATCTGGTGAACTGATAAATACTATAACAACTGAACTAGAAAAATTAAAACAAGCTTTTGGTGATGCAGCGTTCTTATTTTCCAGAACATTAAACGCAGTCGTTTACCTAACGTCAATGTTTTGGATATCTTGGCAGTTATCTATTATTTCATTAATGCTTTTCAGTTTGTTAGCTGTTGGCTTGTCTACATTAAATAGTCGGGTTCGTGAGGCAAGTTTTGATGTAACTAAAGCCAACAATAATTTTACTTCTATAGCTATAGAATTTATCAATGGAATTCGTACCGTTCACGCATTTTCTACGGAAGATTTTGAACGTAAACGTTATTATAATGCCAGCTTGAAGTTGGTCAATCATTCAAAGAAAATTGCCTCGGTATGGATGATAGTCAAGCCACTTGCAGAGGCGTTGGCGACCACAATACTTGTGGCAATGATTGTTCTGGCATTTACAGTTTTTGTCACTAAAGGTTTACTACAAACAGCTTTTCTATTGACGTTTTTCTTCGTTCTCTTTCGCCTCGTACCAATCATTCAAGATATTAATGGTGTAGCGACGCATATCAGTACAATGTACGGCTCGTCGGAAGTCGTGAAAAAACTTTTAGAAATTGATGAGCTACAGTATTTCCACAATGGACATATCGAATTTTCTGGCTTAAAACGTTCAATTGAGTTTGTGTCTGTTGATTTTGGCTACGACTCGGAAAGTTTGGTGCTTAGTAACATTAGGCTGATGATTGAACGAGGCAGGATGACTGCACTAGTGGGTGCTTCCGGCGCTGGTAAAACAACATTGGCAGATTTGATTCCGCGATTTTACGATCCAACGCGAGGTCATGTTTTTATTGATGGCGTTGATTTGCGGGATATTGAAATCAAGTCGCTGCGCCGAAAAATTGCTGTGGTCAGCCAAGACACCTTTATTTTCAACACTTCTGTCCTTAACAATATTGCCTATGGGTCAGAAGGAGCAACAGATGAGGAAATTTACAAAGCGGCTCAATTAGCAAATGCTTTGGAATTTATCCAAGAAATGCCTGAAGGTTTCAACACTCAACTTGGAGATAGAGGTGTGAGGCTTTCTGGGGGTCAGCGTCAGCGAATTGCAATTGCTCGCGCTTTGCTGCGGAATCCAGAAATTCTGATTTTGGATGAAGCAACAAGTGCTCTTGATACTGTGTCGGAGAAGTTAATTCAAGAGTCTATAGAAAAACTTTCTGTAGGACGAACAGTGATTGTCATTGCTCACCGCTTATCAACAATAGTTCGGGCAGATAAAGTTGTCGTACTTGAACAGGGACAGATTGTAGAACAGGGCGGATATCAAGAGTTACTTGATATAAAAGGTAAGCTTTGGAAATATCACCAAATGCAGCATCAACTAAATTAA